One Methylophaga marina DNA window includes the following coding sequences:
- a CDS encoding glycine cleavage system protein H, whose protein sequence is MADASDNHQLKRFYTSQHIWIDNTLDPDEITLGITEFYQDLLGDITHIQMPTTNKTYNEAERLFVIESLKSATEFLSPFTGMVTKLNLSLNETPNLINHDPFGNGWICQLRIDKQVKLEQQFMTYMDYELMLDG, encoded by the coding sequence ATGGCAGATGCTAGCGACAACCATCAGTTGAAACGGTTTTATACCTCCCAGCATATTTGGATTGATAATACACTCGACCCTGATGAAATAACGTTAGGAATCACTGAGTTTTATCAGGATTTACTGGGTGATATTACTCATATACAAATGCCTACAACTAACAAAACATACAATGAGGCTGAGAGATTATTTGTGATTGAGTCTTTGAAGTCAGCAACGGAGTTCTTGTCGCCCTTCACTGGCATGGTTACCAAACTAAACTTATCTCTGAATGAAACGCCAAACCTGATCAATCATGATCCATTTGGTAATGGTTGGATATGCCAACTACGAATAGATAAACAAGTAAAGCTTGAACAACAATTTATGACTTATATGGACTATGAATTGATGTTGGATGGATAA
- a CDS encoding anhydro-N-acetylmuramic acid kinase: protein MSLYIGVMSGTSLDGIDVSITDFSDDQIQLVAAETYPFSEQLRRDLHQLIATARTHLHQLGQIDIALGHAYSEAINQLLDETQIPANHIVAIGCHGQTVFHAPDCRYPFSMQIGNANVIAEKTGITTITDFRQRDMVLGGQGAPLVPAFHQALFHSHNENRVIANIGGIGNITILPKDKKT from the coding sequence ATGAGCTTATATATTGGTGTTATGTCTGGCACCAGTCTTGATGGTATTGACGTATCGATCACAGACTTCAGTGATGATCAAATACAACTTGTTGCAGCGGAAACCTATCCGTTCAGTGAGCAATTAAGACGAGACCTTCATCAGCTAATCGCTACAGCGAGAACACATTTACATCAACTCGGACAGATTGATATCGCACTTGGTCATGCCTACAGTGAAGCAATCAACCAACTTCTTGATGAAACACAAATCCCGGCTAATCATATTGTCGCAATAGGCTGTCATGGACAAACTGTTTTTCACGCGCCTGATTGTCGATATCCATTTAGTATGCAGATTGGCAATGCCAATGTGATTGCTGAAAAAACAGGCATTACGACAATCACTGACTTCCGTCAGCGTGACATGGTTCTGGGTGGACAAGGTGCTCCCTTGGTACCCGCTTTTCATCAAGCTTTATTTCACTCTCATAATGAAAACAGAGTGATCGCCAATATTGGCGGTATTGGTAACATCACTATCCTGCCGAAAGATAAAAAAACCTAG
- a CDS encoding anhydro-N-acetylmuramic acid kinase, with protein sequence MSGFDTGPGNVLMDEWYQQHHLDLYDANGDWARDGTVDEELLDILMMDSFFGQAIPKSTGREYFNLKWLANILTQVDKAIPAKDIQKTLLEMTARSITDAITTYTEDTDAVYVCGGGSHNEVLMNALRKHLPGISVETTSKLGLAPDWVEACAFSWLAMRTLAHQAGNLPAVTGARKPSILGAIYPSNINS encoded by the coding sequence GTGTCCGGCTTTGATACGGGTCCCGGTAATGTTCTGATGGATGAGTGGTACCAACAACATCATCTCGATTTATATGATGCAAATGGTGATTGGGCTCGTGATGGCACTGTGGATGAGGAGTTACTTGATATCCTCATGATGGACAGTTTTTTTGGTCAAGCGATCCCCAAAAGCACTGGCAGGGAATATTTCAACCTGAAATGGCTAGCCAATATACTGACGCAGGTTGATAAAGCGATTCCCGCTAAAGATATTCAGAAAACATTATTGGAAATGACGGCACGTTCAATTACAGACGCTATAACTACCTATACGGAAGACACAGATGCCGTCTATGTTTGTGGCGGCGGTTCGCATAACGAAGTTTTGATGAATGCCTTGAGAAAACACTTGCCTGGTATCAGCGTAGAGACAACGTCAAAACTAGGGCTTGCGCCTGATTGGGTTGAGGCTTGTGCCTTCTCATGGCTGGCCATGCGAACATTAGCTCACCAAGCTGGCAATCTTCCAGCCGTCACCGGCGCACGTAAGCCAAGCATACTAGGTGCTATTTATCCATCCAACATCAATTCATAG
- a CDS encoding OapA family protein produces the protein MKRNRLLNSRAESRLFSSDKKFHGKRHHFITLSIASIVGVFVTSMVLATSTPVNTDTKSQTINLPGQIGNERIETSDSLTEQTTQITLAPPTTELNNNPQTDLVEVPDLENKPVTDPAELERIALEIAHLSELDQSNDDNDIETPADETLTTSSIEWKQVTVQSGDNLSLIFPKVGLSARDVFNVAQTGKAVKPLLNLKPGQEIRFGLSTDNDGNTELKQLELVFSPIKTLQLTVTDDGYKAETLTKETEKRQKQVYGEIESSLFGSGLKAGLSDKLVMELAHIFGWDIDFALDLRQGDSFKVIFEEDYLEGQKFDDGDILAAEFTNRGTTFRAVRYTDTEGNTHYYTPKGESMRKTFTRTPVHFSRISSLFNPNRKHPVLKTSRPHRGVDYAAPTGTPILATGNGKVEFIGNKGGYGRVIILSHGGKYTTLYAHMSKFKSGLKRGQRVKQGQVIGYIGMSGLATGPHLHYEFRINGVHHNPLTVALPKAEPLNAKYMADFKQKSQTLLVQLESLKVPTLAMNQH, from the coding sequence ATGAAACGTAATAGACTTTTGAACTCCAGAGCTGAATCAAGACTGTTCTCAAGTGACAAAAAATTCCATGGCAAACGACATCACTTCATCACTTTATCCATAGCAAGCATCGTTGGCGTCTTCGTGACCAGTATGGTTCTTGCCACCAGCACCCCAGTAAATACAGATACCAAATCACAAACAATCAACTTGCCAGGCCAAATTGGTAACGAACGTATTGAAACGTCTGATTCCCTGACAGAGCAAACAACGCAAATCACCTTAGCCCCTCCAACGACAGAACTAAACAATAACCCTCAAACTGACTTAGTAGAGGTACCTGATTTAGAGAACAAACCTGTTACAGATCCTGCTGAGCTCGAGCGAATCGCACTTGAAATAGCTCATCTTTCTGAGCTAGACCAATCAAACGATGATAACGACATCGAAACTCCAGCGGATGAAACGCTCACTACTTCATCCATAGAATGGAAGCAGGTTACAGTTCAATCTGGAGACAACCTGTCACTGATTTTTCCTAAAGTTGGCTTGTCAGCTCGAGATGTTTTCAATGTCGCTCAGACAGGGAAAGCGGTAAAACCGCTATTAAACCTAAAACCAGGACAAGAAATTCGCTTTGGTCTGAGTACTGATAACGATGGCAATACAGAATTAAAACAGCTTGAACTTGTTTTCAGTCCCATTAAAACCTTGCAGCTAACAGTAACTGATGATGGATACAAAGCAGAAACACTGACCAAAGAAACGGAAAAACGTCAAAAACAAGTCTACGGAGAAATTGAATCTTCACTATTCGGCTCAGGTTTAAAAGCTGGTCTGTCAGACAAACTAGTGATGGAACTAGCACATATTTTTGGATGGGATATCGACTTTGCTTTAGATCTTCGTCAAGGTGACAGTTTTAAAGTCATTTTCGAAGAAGACTATCTTGAGGGACAAAAATTTGATGATGGCGATATATTAGCCGCTGAATTTACGAACAGAGGCACAACGTTTCGGGCTGTCCGTTATACAGATACAGAGGGTAATACTCACTACTACACCCCAAAAGGTGAGAGTATGAGAAAGACATTTACCCGAACTCCTGTTCATTTTAGTCGAATCAGTTCTTTGTTTAATCCTAATAGAAAACACCCTGTTCTAAAAACGAGTCGCCCTCATCGTGGTGTCGATTATGCGGCCCCGACCGGCACACCAATTTTGGCCACAGGCAATGGTAAAGTCGAATTTATTGGAAATAAAGGTGGCTATGGCCGTGTAATTATCTTGTCTCACGGTGGTAAATACACAACGCTTTATGCTCATATGTCGAAATTCAAATCAGGATTAAAACGTGGCCAACGAGTAAAGCAAGGACAAGTGATTGGTTACATTGGAATGAGTGGCTTGGCAACAGGACCCCATCTACATTATGAGTTCCGTATAAATGGTGTACATCACAACCCTCTTACGGTTGCTTTACCAAAGGCTGAGCCTCTTAATGCTAAGTATATGGCCGATTTTAAACAAAAGTCACAGACTCTACTTGTGCAGTTGGAATCTCTCAAGGTGCCTACACTGGCCATGAACCAACATTAA
- the tyrS gene encoding tyrosine--tRNA ligase, with product MMPVDDAMLEIRRGAEEILVESELVEKLSSGKPLRIKAGFDPTAPDLHLGHTVLINKLRQFQQMGHTVIFLIGDFTGLIGDPTGKSATRPPLTPEEIEENAKTYKEQVFKILDPDKTEIRFNSEWFNEKGADFMIKLAGKLSVARMLERDDFKKRFKANQSISIHEFLYPLVQGYDSVALEADVELGGTDQKFNLLMGRELQKAEGQDSQVVIMTPLLEGLDGVKKMSKSLGNYVGITEAPGTMFQKIVSIPDSLMWRWYELLSFKTIKEIDSLKEMVEQGANPRDVKIELAREIVARFHGEEAAANAHKGAGNVITEGEVPEGTPEIEIELDGQVELAIGAVINKANLVANSAQAKDMLNNGRVKLDWSVVEPTLQLSTGKYLIQAGKKKIAWVTLK from the coding sequence ATGATGCCTGTAGATGATGCGATGCTTGAAATTCGCCGTGGTGCGGAAGAAATTTTAGTTGAAAGCGAGCTTGTCGAAAAATTATCATCAGGTAAACCACTGCGAATAAAAGCTGGGTTTGATCCTACAGCACCTGATTTACATTTAGGTCACACTGTCCTCATCAACAAACTACGTCAATTCCAGCAAATGGGACATACCGTAATTTTTCTGATTGGTGATTTCACTGGACTCATTGGCGATCCAACTGGGAAAAGTGCAACTAGGCCACCACTGACCCCTGAAGAAATTGAAGAAAATGCTAAGACATATAAAGAGCAGGTGTTCAAAATCTTAGACCCTGATAAAACGGAAATACGTTTCAACTCTGAATGGTTTAATGAAAAAGGTGCTGACTTCATGATTAAGTTGGCAGGTAAATTAAGTGTGGCACGCATGCTTGAACGAGATGACTTCAAGAAGCGCTTTAAAGCGAACCAGTCTATATCGATTCATGAATTTCTTTATCCATTAGTACAGGGTTATGACTCTGTCGCACTGGAAGCTGATGTCGAGTTAGGGGGAACAGATCAGAAATTCAACCTATTAATGGGGCGTGAATTACAAAAAGCGGAAGGGCAGGACTCTCAAGTCGTGATCATGACACCATTATTAGAAGGCTTGGATGGTGTGAAGAAAATGTCTAAGTCTTTGGGTAATTATGTCGGTATCACCGAAGCCCCTGGCACAATGTTTCAAAAGATTGTGTCTATTCCAGACTCACTCATGTGGCGCTGGTATGAACTACTATCATTCAAGACTATTAAAGAGATAGACAGCTTAAAAGAAATGGTAGAACAAGGAGCAAACCCGCGTGATGTCAAAATTGAGCTGGCACGTGAGATCGTTGCACGATTTCACGGAGAAGAAGCGGCAGCCAATGCACATAAAGGTGCAGGTAACGTCATTACAGAAGGTGAAGTGCCAGAGGGAACACCAGAAATAGAAATTGAACTGGATGGTCAGGTCGAGTTGGCAATTGGAGCCGTGATCAACAAAGCCAACCTAGTGGCTAATTCAGCACAAGCTAAAGACATGCTTAATAACGGCCGTGTGAAACTTGACTGGAGTGTTGTAGAGCCCACTCTCCAATTGAGTACAGGAAAGTATCTTATCCAAGCAGGTAAAAAGAAAATTGCCTGGGTGACGCTTAAATAA